The proteins below are encoded in one region of Sulfolobus islandicus Y.N.15.51:
- a CDS encoding precorrin-3B C(17)-methyltransferase produces MKMGKLYIVGIGPGSKEQRTIKAQEVLEKSNVIIGYNTYLRLISDVLDGKKEVIGARMKEEIFRANTAIEKALESDNIVALVSSGDPQVYGMAGLVFDLISRRKLDLDVEVIPGVTAALAAAARLGSPLSLDFVVISLSDLLIPREEILHKVTKAAEADFVIVFYNLINENLLIEVMDIVSKHRKPNTPVGLVKSAYRNNENIVITTLSSWKEHMNEIGMTTTMIIGNSLTYSYKNYMITPRGYERKYEL; encoded by the coding sequence ATGAAAATGGGGAAATTATACATTGTAGGAATTGGACCAGGATCAAAAGAACAAAGAACTATAAAGGCACAAGAAGTTTTGGAAAAGTCAAACGTAATAATTGGATATAATACATACTTAAGGTTAATATCTGACGTCCTAGATGGAAAAAAGGAAGTAATAGGAGCCAGAATGAAAGAGGAAATATTTAGGGCTAACACTGCAATAGAAAAAGCCTTAGAGTCAGATAATATTGTTGCCTTAGTATCCAGTGGTGATCCACAGGTCTATGGAATGGCTGGTTTAGTATTTGACTTGATATCCAGAAGAAAATTGGATTTAGACGTTGAAGTGATACCTGGAGTAACTGCTGCATTAGCAGCTGCTGCTAGACTAGGAAGCCCCCTTTCTCTCGACTTCGTCGTAATAAGCCTAAGTGATTTATTAATACCAAGAGAGGAGATTTTACATAAAGTAACCAAGGCTGCAGAGGCTGACTTCGTAATAGTATTTTATAATTTAATTAATGAGAATTTATTAATAGAAGTAATGGATATAGTTTCAAAGCATAGGAAGCCGAATACCCCAGTGGGATTAGTTAAGAGTGCGTATAGGAATAATGAGAACATAGTAATAACGACCTTGTCGTCGTGGAAAGAACATATGAATGAGATAGGTATGACTACTACAATGATAATAGGAAATTCGCTAACTTATAGTTATAAAAATTACATGATAACACCAAGAGGTTACGAGAGGAAATACGAGCTATGA